The segment ATGCAGGTGAAATTATTGCGTGTGCTTCAGGAGAAAACATTCGAAAGAGTTGGCGGTGAAGAAACCCTTTGTGTAGACGTAAGGGTTATTTGCGCAACCAAGAAAGACCTTTTTGATCATGTGAAAGAGGGTTATTTCAGAGAGGATTTGTTTTACCGGTTAAATGTTGTTCCTATTAATATCCCTCCGCTTCGTGAGCGAAAGGAGGACATTCCCAGTCTGATAAATCATTTTTTGAAAAAGTTTGTATCTCAAAATGAAGATGCCCTGCCTGTTGTTTCCCGGGAAACACAAAATGTCTTACTTGCATACGATTGGCCCGGGAATGTCAGGGAACTTGAGAATGTTGTTGAACATGCGGTTGCATTTTCCAAATCAGAAGGAATTTCCCTGGAAGCGCTTCCAGAATATATCAGAAAAGTTGACGTGCGCACAGATTTATTATCAATGAACTTATCAAACAGAGAAACAATCAACTTACAAGACGCTCTTACCGAAGTTGAAATAAAACTTATACAATGGGCACGCAAGAAGGCGAATGGCAACCAGGTAAGAATGGCAGAAATATTGGATATACCAAGAACAACCCTTCGCAACAGATTAATGAAATTACAATTATTCGAGAAATCGGTTTAGGAGAAAACAAATCATTTTTATCTGACGATAGATAAAAATGGTGTGACCTTAAATTGACACGTTTTATGTTGTTTATTATTAAATAGATATGACAATATCTTTATATTAAAACCTGTTTTAGATGACCATTTATGGTCTTTTGCCTCGTTTTGCTATATTGGGAGTGTTTTTGTAATTACCAAATAAATAATCACTTATGTTGTAAGTAGAATGTGTCTGACGAGTGGTATTTCTTTTGCTCACGCTGATGATTGTTATTATACGAAAAATTTTTGCGATTCGTTATAAACACAAGATTATTAACTAATGCTATACTGAATACTGTTTTTTTATAATCAGTTTTGAAAGGAGGTGATTGTTAAGGTTACGAATTTGCAAAAATAAGTTGTAAAGATTAGTGGTTTGAGTAATAGGATTTTATTTTTGTTTTGTTCCGTTTTATTTTTGGTTCCAACGTTTAATTCCAAGAGACAGGAGGTAGATAGATGCGAAGAGGAATAATAGGTGCGTTGGTGATAGGAGGAGCGATGGTGACGGGGGGCGGGATAGCCAGTGCGGGATTTATCCAGGGTACCCATGTCAAGACAGAGCATCCGTCGCCGTTTTTTGTCACGACGTCACCGGATGGGAGTATTTTGTTTGTGGTAAATCAGTCGGGTCACAGTGTAACATTTATTGATACACGGACACAGAAGATCATGGGTGAGGTTGCGGTACAGGTGCAGCCGGAGGCTGCGGCACCAACGCCTGATGGTTCTTTCTTGTATGTATGCAATGCGGAGAGCGACAGCGTATCGGTGGTAGACGTTGCGAGGAGGCAGGTAGTAAAGGACATCAGGGTAGGCGACTGGCCGAGTGGGATAAAGATATCGAAGGATGGTAAGACTGCGTATGTTGCATGTTCAGGGAATATGTGGAACACGGTAGATGTGATCGATACGGGGAGGATGGAGAAGATCAGGTCGATATATACGAGTGCATATGGTCCGAGGACATTGGATATATCACCTGATGGGAAGCAGTTGGCGGTTATCAATGATTCGGTTGGTTCCATTAACCGGAGCGTGGATTTTATAGATGTGGCTACGGGGAAGGTGACAGAGAACCGGATAATCAAGGAGAGTTCAAACCTCAGGGACGTGGTGTATACGCCGGATGGCAAGTATGTTGTTGTCACGTATGAGACTCCGAAGAACTGGTTGCCGGTATGTGAGGCAGAGAACGGGCAGGTGTTTACGAACAACATAGCGGTGTTGGAGACAAAGCCGGGTGGAAAGGTAGCACGGTTGCCGCTGGATGAGTTGAACAATTATGATGGGAATCCGTATGGTTTGGCGATGGATCCGCAGGGAAAGTATCTGTATGTTGGGGTACGCGGGATGCATCGGGTTACTATTCTGTGTATGAACAAGGTTTTGGAGATTGTTCGTTCCAACAGCCAGGCAGAGCTTGATTATCTGAGGGATGATCTTGGACTGGTAAGGGATTATCTGATAGCAAGGGTTCCGGTAGGGCTTGGGCCAAGTTCAGTATGTTTGTCACCGGATGGTAAGTTTTGTTATGCGGCGAATTATTTTTCCAACAATATTTCTGTGATAAAGACGCCGGTGGATTAATATTGATTGTTGGATTGTAAGAGGCGTTAGGAAAGGATAATTTAGGAGGAATGAGAGAATGAGCAGAGGAATAGTGAAGATCGGTTTGGTTGCAGCCCTTGGTATTGCAGGGGTAGCAACGACCGGTGAATTGATGGCGGGGATGCCACAGGTTATCGGGGTGATTCAGACGGGGCCGGAATGGGAGATGCTTCCAAGAGGTGAGCCATTAACGGTGCCTGAGGTACATTACCGGGTAAAGCATTCACCGTTTAAGAGTGAGCTGGTGAGATACGGTCAGTTTATATTCAATGATGCTTCCTGGGGTCTGCAGGGTGAGTATGCATGCGCCAGTTGTCATTATGAGAGAGGTCAGACAACGGGTTTGATCTGGGATTTAGGAGATGAAGGCTGGGGGAGCTGGAAGAACACGAAGTACATTCGTGGCGGAAGGTATCTGCCGCCGTTCAGGCATGAGGGTTTCACGGGTCATCCTGATGAGATCGTGGGAGCGACGAGTTCTCTGGACCGTGTATGCGGAAGGGATCCTGGTTTTGTGTTCAGGAGTGAGAACTTTTCACCTGAGAGGCTTGAGGCGATCATTTGCTATATCAGGGCATTGGAGTTTACGGGTAGTCCGTTCAGAAATCCGGATGGGAGTCTGACAGAGGCGCAGAAGCGTGGCGAGAAGATATTTAACGATCCGAAGGTAGGATGTGCAGAGTGTCATCCTGGTGATGCGCTGGATACGAGGTCACTGTTTAGCGATGCACAGACGCATGATGTAGGAACCGGAAGGGTAGGAGTAAAGGGGTTCCGTTCAACGCCGGGTAAGGTATTTAACCAGGCAGCGCTGGAGGCAGGGGAAGATCCTTATGGTGAAGAGAGTGATACGCCGATTATCGGGTTAGACCTGGTGAAGGAGTTTGACACGCCGACGCTGAGGGATATTTATGCATCAGGCACCTATTTTCATGATGGTGGGGCAAGGACGCTGATGGACACGATTAATAATACGGTGAATGACAAGGACATGCACGGCAGGACATCCCATCTGACACAGCAGGAGATGGAAGACCTGGTAGAGTTTATGAAGGCGTTATAAGGTTTTAGGGAAAAAAATCAGAAATGAAAGGAGAAGACCAACTGATGAGTAATAAGAGAGTATCAGTAGCAATGGCATCAGCGCTGGTGGCTGGTGCGTTGGTCTGTGGGGAAATCTTTGCGGCTAACAACCAGGTAATGACTGGCGGTTCCAAGCCGGGGAAGGCCTTATGGACAGATTATAGTGGCATGTCGAAGGAAGTGCAGGGTCCTGTAGATACGATTCTGTTTACACAGTCACCGAGGACAGAGAAGGGTGATCCGTATCACAACTATCCGCATTATGTTTCTGAGGGTAGCAGGATTGTATCACTGAACCTGAAGACGAAGGAACTGAAGGTATTAACAGGTGATTTTGCGTCAGCGTTTGACCCATGCACCTATTGGGACGGGAAGAAGTTTACGTTTGCCGGTATTCACAAGAAGGGCGGCGGATGTCAGATCTGGGAGATGAACATTGACGGAAGTGGATTGAGGCAGATGACAGATTATAAGGGAACCTGCCGCAGTCCCATTTATTATGCAGCGGGGAGTATCGAGGAAGGAAAGGGACGTATTATATGGCGTGACAGGTATTTTGAGGGAGACTGGAAGGAAAGAGGGACGGTAGACAAGACCGGATTCATCATTTTTGCAGGAGCTCCCGAAGGGGTGATGGACGAGTATCATCAGCCCTATGCTTACAACCTGTACCGTTTGGATACTCAGGGTGGACATGTAACGGAGAGAATAACCGGGCATGTATTGTCAGGAATTGAGTATTCACAGTTAAATACCACGATAGATCAGATTACGTATAATTTAAGTTCGAATTATGATCCGTGGTTAACCCCGGATGGAAACATCCTGTTTTCGAGCGTGCAGGCGAACGGTAGCAGGGCAGGCGGAGAAGGCAGGGTAATGCTTTGTGTGGACAACTGGGATGGTGCATATCCAAGGCATATATTTGGGAATTATGATGATAGTATTGGAGGGACATGCGGGAGATCGCAGGCCAAGATAACCTTTGGAGACAGGAAGATTGTCTTTGTTGAGTCACCATACAGGAATTGGGGTGTAGGGCAGCTGGCAGCAGTGAGCTGGGATGCTCCGTTCAACAAGACCTATGAGAGGGTAAACAAGGATGAAGGCGGGTTGTACCGGAGTCCGTATCCGCTTCCGGATGACAGGATGCTGGTATCGTATGCATCCCGTGGTGATTTTGGGATATACTGGTTTGATTTTAAGAATTGCCGTGCCGGTGAGTTGGTGTATGATGATCCGGAGTGGAACGAGCACCAGCCAGCCCCTGTATATACGAAGTACAGGCCAAGGTGGATCAACACCTTTACGGCAGGTAAGGATTTTGGGGTGACGGTAGTTACCTATCAGCCGTTTGATCAGGTGAAGGTGGAAGGGTATCCGCATTCCTGGGGAACCTGGATTTGTTTTGACACGACGTTAACGCAGGCACCGGTAGGTCCCTATCCGCACCAGAGGGCGAAGGTAACAAAGCCTGGTGATATAAAGGCGGTAAGGATTATTCAGGGAGTACCGTGCGTTGAGCCGGATGCATCACGTTTCAAAGCAGGAGCGGGAAGTCATCTTCTGGGAGGAGCCAGGTCAAGCACGAATTCCGGGACGGCGTTTCAGCAGAGGAAGATCATTGGATATCAGTATGTAGAGGATGATGGTTCAGTGGTAACATCCCAGGTATCCGATACTCCGTATTACATCCAGAATCTGGATGAGAGGGGGATGGCGGTACAGTCTGCACTGATGTGGGCATATTTAAGGCCATATCATGGGAGGATATGTAGTGGATGTCATGACGGTTCGTATTCAGGAAGGGCATTCCAGAATCAGCATACGAAGGCGTTGTACAACTGGTGGTATGATGACAGGAGTCACTATGATTCACCTTTTGCATTTGCATACATAAAGTTTGACAAGCAGGGAATTTATCAAGGTGTAAAGCACGGGGATGATGTTGTGGTACCGTCAGACGTATATTATGGTGGTCCGTCAGGAACGACGTCCCAGCCGGTGGAAGGGTTAACGGAGGAGAAGAGAAGGACGGTGGATTTCAGGAGGGACATTCAGCCGATTATAGATGCGAAGTGTGCGAAGTGTCATGATGCAAACAATCCGCCGGAGTTGACAGGTGGTGCAGAGCCAGTTAACGTTGATGGGATAGCGGCATTCAGCAGGGCATACAACAGCCTGCTGGTCCCACAGAGGGGCAAGGATCCGAACATTGGTGGCAAGTATGTAAATCCGTCAGCGGCCATCAACAGCTTGCTTGTCTGGAGGTTATATGAAGAGCCGTTAAGTCAGTTTACGCCGAAGGAAGACGTATTTCCGAAGGAAGGCCGGGTGTTGCATGATAAGTTCCTTACCCAGGAAGAAAGGTATATGATTGTAGAATGGATTGACATTGGTGCACAATGGGATAACATTCAGGGGCCTGACTTCTATGCAGGGTATCGGGGAAGGTAATCATTGCCTTGTTCCTGCATTGCAGGTATGGAAGAACGGTAAGAAGTAAATAAGGAAAGAGCCGGGTTTGCATGGTCTCGCCATACTGCCCGGCTCTTTTTGTTTACAGGCGTCAAAAAAGGGTTTTTCTTTCATAATCCATGCAGGTGGTTTGTTGAAAATATCCTTGACAAGGTTATGTTCCCCGTTATAATGAAAAGACTTTTGTTTAACCACAAGTTGAAGTACTTTTTAAACCTTTAGAGGTAAATAACCGGAAGGAGGTGGTAAGGGTAGCCTAAAAAGCTGTTGTGTAAAGGGTTATCGATTTGTTGTTGCGGATGTTGCAAAATATAAAGATGTTTTGTGAATTGTGTCTTAAGAGAAAGGAGAAGGATTAATGCTTGAAATCTTTAAAAAGCCATTATCCAAAGCTGCAGGGTTGGCGTTTGTGCTAGCAGGGGCAACGCTTGTAACGTGTGCTGTTGGGAATGGAACAGCGAAAGCTGAGGGGCCGACATTTCAGGATGTTGCATCTCAGGTATTTGGCCAGGCGGTAGGCCCGGATAATGACGGAACCTTGTATATATTTGGGTTGACAGCAAAATATACACCGCCTGAATATTTTGAGGGGAGAGGACCTTATAAATCATTTTTAAAATTTTTACCCTCAATTCGGTGGTATGATCCTGAGCATTACTGGACGCCAGGCAGCCAAAATGAAGGAGTTTTTAAAAACGAAGAGTGCGTTCTTTGCCATACAGTGCAAACCCCTACCATTGTTAAGGATTGGAAGTTGAGTGCCCATGGTGATGCTGGCAAGAGGAGAGGCATTGTAACTAAAGATGGGAAACAGTTTGAAGGTGTTGTTGGCTGTGATAAATGTCACGGTAACGATCATCAAAAGCTTTTTATGCCTACCTATAAACATTGCGGAGAATGCCATCCGAAAGAGACAGCAGAACATAGGTCAGGTGAGTTAGGCTCCCATACTCATGCGTTCACAGTAAATACGCTTGAATTTTCATGGCAGTTAGGAAAACCGGCAGAAGAGGTTGCTGGTTGTGCAGAATGTCATGCTATTGCTGAAAACAGGTGCGATGGTTGCCATACAAGGCATGTATTTAGCCCTGCTGAAGCACGAAAACCAAGTGCATGCAGATATTGCCATATGGGTATTGACCATGACGAATGGGCAATGTATAACACATCCATTCACGGCTGTCTGTGTGAGGCTGAGTCAGCGACTATGGATTGGAGTAAGCCAAGCAAAAAAGGAAACTACAGGGTTCCGACATGTGCCTACTGTCATATGCAGGATGGGAACCATAATCCGCAGCAGTTCAGCACAATTTACAGCGATATGGGGATGTTCCAGGTTGAGCGTGGAGCTCCAAGGTTTAAGGCAAAGAGAGATGCATGGATAAAGAAATGCCAGGACTGTCATTCTCCGAGGTTTGCTGCTGACAAACTGAATGAAATGGACGCTGGTATAAGGGTAAGTTTTACAAAATGGAGGGAAGCCGCGGCTATCATCGTTGGCTGCTTCCTGGACGGTGTTGTTGATCCGATGCCGGAAGGTTCACCGCCTGACTGGTATGGGCATTATACCTTTAGTTTATTGCCCGGTGGTGATCCAAGATTCTATGCGACATCGAATATCGAGCGGCTGGGTCTTGAAATGATCTGTTATTTGATTGGCAATACCTATAAGGCTCTGGCTCATATGAGTATGTATAATGCAACCTATGGAAATGGCGGTGCATTTGAAACAGACAGAAAGTTGATTGAAATCAAGACTGAGGCTGCCAAGTTGCGCAGGTTTGCTGCCATCGAGAAGCACATTGGTCTAGAGCATCAGTCAGAATTGTTTTGGAAACATGGTGAATATTCAGATCTTCTGCCGGGTTGGAACAGGAAAGAAGGTGATGTGGATCAAGAATGGTTTAAGAGGACTGATATACCTCACCGTGCGAATGCAGATGCTGGCGTTGAAATACACCATTAATCTGTTAAACTGAAACAAAAGTTAAGTTTAAATAAAATCACAATGAGGGTGGCAGAAGTAAAAGTTTGCTGCCCTCATTGTATTTATGGATATAGTTAATCGCGAGGATTTATTTATGGAAACTAAAGTATTAAATTCCACGCAGGTAAAATTACAAAAAGTACCTGAAGGTTTGACGTTGCCGGATAAAATGGGCCACTTTGGACGGTTTGGTGGGAAGTTTGTTCCGGAAACAATAATGCCCGCCCTTGATGAATTAGAAAAAGCTTATTTGGAAGCTAGAAATGATCCAACTTTTACGACAGAACTGGAATATTATTTACAGGAGTATGTTGGCCGTCCTTCTCCGTTATATTATGCTGAACGGCTAACAAAAAAACTGAACGGTGCAAAGATATACCTTAAAAGAGAAGATCTGAATCATACAGGGGCACATAAGATAAATAACACTATTGGCCAGATACTGCTTGCTATGCGAATGAATAAGAAAAGAATCATTGCTGAAACAGGGGCTGGACAACATGGAGTAGCCACAGCAACTGCTGCTGCGATGTTCGGAATAGAGTGCAATGTATACATGGGAGAAGAAGACATGAGACGTCAGTCGTTGAATGTCTTTAGAATGAAGTTGCTCGGCGCAAAAGTAATACCAGTAACAAGTGGTTCAAGAACATTGAAGGATGCAACAAATGAGGCGCTGAGAGACTGGATGGCATCTGTACAGCATACACACTATATTATTGGATCAATTGTTGGCCCGCATCCATATCCGATGATGGTTAGAGATTTTCAGCTGGTAATTGGCAGGGAGGCAAAGAAACAGATAATTGAGAAAGAAAACAGACTTCCGGATTATCTTATAGCCTGTGTTGGTGGGGGTAGCAATTCAATAGGTTTATTCCACCCTTTCATTGAAGATAAGCACGTAAAGATGATCGGTGTGGAAGCCGGAGGGGTTGGATTTGGTATTGGCCAGCACGCATCTACATTGACCAATGGTAAAATTGGTATTTTACATGGCAGTGCAAGTTATGTTTTACAGGATGAGGATGGCCAAACATTGCCGGTTCATTCCATATCTGCCGGATTAGACTATCCTGGTGTTGGCCCTGAACACAGCTACTTAAAAGATATTGGAAGGACAGAATATGTCTCTATCACAGATGATGAGGCTGTAAATGCTTTTCAGGACTGTGCAAGGCTTGAAGGAATTATTCCCGCCCTTGAGGCATCACATGCGATTGCATATACCATAAAACTTGCTCCCACACTCAGTAAGGATAGCCTCATTATTGTGTGTTTGTCAGGCAGCGGTGACAAAGATTCCTTCGAAGTAGCAAAAAAACTTGGTTATAAGATTTAATCAAACATTATTTATATAACTCATTGGTATCTATTTTTGAAAAGTGTTTATTGACAGGTTTCCATGAACAGAATTGATAGAAAATTCCAGGAATTGAAAAGAAAACAAAAACCTGCTTTTATACCATTTATTACAGCAGGGTATCCCGACCTGCAAACCACAATGGACCTAATACTGGAATTTGAAAAGAAGGGCGCTGATATTATCGAGCTTGGTATTCCCTTTTCTGACCCGATAGCAGACGGCCCGGTCATTCAGGATTCTTATTATAAGGCGCTGGATAAGGGTGTTAAGGTCGCGCAAATATTTGATATGGTATTACAGCTTCGTAAAATATCAGATATTCCCATTGTTTCAATGGTTTCATATAGTATAGTATATAAAAGCGGATACCAGGAGTTTGTTGAAAAGGCATGCAGGGCAGGATTGGATGGTTTGACTATTCCTGATTTACCCGTAGAAGAAAATGATGAATTTTTTGAATTAGCGAAGAAATATAATTTTAAGCTTATTTGTTTTATCGCTCCTACAACAACAAATGAACGTATGTCTGCCATTATACAAAGATCTCAGGGTTTTTTGTATTATATTTCTGTCGTAGGGATCACAGGCGTAAGAGATGCATTACCAGATGATATTTTTCAAAATATCAATAAGATAAAACAGATGACAAGTACGCCAATCTGTGTGGGCTTTGGTGTCTCAACCCCAGAACAGGTAAAGATGATTGGTAAGCTAGCCGATGGGGTTATTGTTGGGAGTGCAATTATTAAGGAGGTGGGAAAATATTTAAATACCTCTCCCGGTGAACTAGTAAAAAACGTTAGTGGTTTTGTTGGGGAATTGGCAAAGGGGGTAAATATTTAACTAAATTATTGCAAATATGATTAATGTTTAAAGATTTATAAATATTCATGTTTGATAATAAAATAATTAACTTTTATATTGACTTAAGTACAAGTTTAAGTATAATGGCAATTCCAACTATTGTTTGAAATCTTACAGGTAGCAGTTAGATAAATTGCGTAATACAGGTGTGTAGGCTTTAAATGTTTTGAAAATTGAAAGGAGGTGATCTGCAAGAGTCAGTGGTAGCGTTTGTTTTAATAAGGGCAATCGATTGGCGATTGTGGAGGATTGAATAGGATGGAAAGGAGGAAAACGTATACTAATATGCATAAATTTTTAAAAGTAACATTGGCTTCAGCATTGGTAGGGTGTGGAGTGATGGGTGCCATGTCCGGTCTAATGCAGAAAGAGGCAAAAGCAGTAGAGATTATTACTCACTGGGTACCTCACGAAGTGTATGGTATGCCGGGAGAACCAGACAACAACGGTAAGGTGTTCTTTTCCGGATTGGCAGCGAAATATATGGGGTATCCCAAGGATGAAAACCCGCCGCCATATCCTGGTAAATACAGTAAGTTCTGGAGAACATTACCGGCATATCGTTATTATATTCCTGATTTTATGTACAACAGGGATGAAGTAAGGCCCTCAAATCCCATTAAAGGAACATTTCAGAATGAGCAGTGCGTTGCATGTCATTCTGTTATGACACCTGGTATTGTCAGGGACTGGAAGAAGAGCGCTCATTCAAGGGCAGAACCAGCTCCAACGGGATGTGATACCTGTCATGGGAATAACCACCAGAAGTTAAGCATGCCTTCTTCAAAGGCTTGTGGAACAAGTGAATGCCACGAGACACAGTACAACGAGCAAGGACAGGGTGGTATCGGTTCACATGCATCTTGTTCAAGTTTTGCTCAGGTTGAATGTGCTTGGTCAATTGAAAGGCCACCGGGAGATACGGCCGGTTGTACTTTCTGTCATACAAGTTCGGAGGAAAGATGCAGTACCTGCCACCAGAGGCATCAGTTTGATCCGAAGGTTGCAAGACATGCTGAGCAATGCAAGACATGTCACTGGGGTAAGGATCACAGGGATTGGGAAGCATATGACATTGGTCTCCATGGTGTTGTATATCAGGTAAACAAATGGGATCCGAAGCAGTTTGATTGGGACAAAAAACTGGCAGACGCTGATTATGTTGGTCCGACGTGTCAGTACTGCCATATGAGGGGTGGTCATCACAACGTGCAGAGGTTTGGCACCGTGTATACCAGTATGGGTATGTCAATGGCCGATCGCGGCGCGCCAATCTGGAAAGAGAAAAGGGATCGCTGGGCATCTGTGTGTGACGATTGTCATTCACCACGGTTTGCAAAG is part of the Candidatus Jettenia sp. AMX2 genome and harbors:
- a CDS encoding beta-propeller fold lactonase family protein; this encodes MRRGIIGALVIGGAMVTGGGIASAGFIQGTHVKTEHPSPFFVTTSPDGSILFVVNQSGHSVTFIDTRTQKIMGEVAVQVQPEAAAPTPDGSFLYVCNAESDSVSVVDVARRQVVKDIRVGDWPSGIKISKDGKTAYVACSGNMWNTVDVIDTGRMEKIRSIYTSAYGPRTLDISPDGKQLAVINDSVGSINRSVDFIDVATGKVTENRIIKESSNLRDVVYTPDGKYVVVTYETPKNWLPVCEAENGQVFTNNIAVLETKPGGKVARLPLDELNNYDGNPYGLAMDPQGKYLYVGVRGMHRVTILCMNKVLEIVRSNSQAELDYLRDDLGLVRDYLIARVPVGLGPSSVCLSPDGKFCYAANYFSNNISVIKTPVD
- a CDS encoding c-type cytochrome, whose product is MSRGIVKIGLVAALGIAGVATTGELMAGMPQVIGVIQTGPEWEMLPRGEPLTVPEVHYRVKHSPFKSELVRYGQFIFNDASWGLQGEYACASCHYERGQTTGLIWDLGDEGWGSWKNTKYIRGGRYLPPFRHEGFTGHPDEIVGATSSLDRVCGRDPGFVFRSENFSPERLEAIICYIRALEFTGSPFRNPDGSLTEAQKRGEKIFNDPKVGCAECHPGDALDTRSLFSDAQTHDVGTGRVGVKGFRSTPGKVFNQAALEAGEDPYGEESDTPIIGLDLVKEFDTPTLRDIYASGTYFHDGGARTLMDTINNTVNDKDMHGRTSHLTQQEMEDLVEFMKAL
- a CDS encoding multiheme c-type cytochrome; translated protein: MLEIFKKPLSKAAGLAFVLAGATLVTCAVGNGTAKAEGPTFQDVASQVFGQAVGPDNDGTLYIFGLTAKYTPPEYFEGRGPYKSFLKFLPSIRWYDPEHYWTPGSQNEGVFKNEECVLCHTVQTPTIVKDWKLSAHGDAGKRRGIVTKDGKQFEGVVGCDKCHGNDHQKLFMPTYKHCGECHPKETAEHRSGELGSHTHAFTVNTLEFSWQLGKPAEEVAGCAECHAIAENRCDGCHTRHVFSPAEARKPSACRYCHMGIDHDEWAMYNTSIHGCLCEAESATMDWSKPSKKGNYRVPTCAYCHMQDGNHNPQQFSTIYSDMGMFQVERGAPRFKAKRDAWIKKCQDCHSPRFAADKLNEMDAGIRVSFTKWREAAAIIVGCFLDGVVDPMPEGSPPDWYGHYTFSLLPGGDPRFYATSNIERLGLEMICYLIGNTYKALAHMSMYNATYGNGGAFETDRKLIEIKTEAAKLRRFAAIEKHIGLEHQSELFWKHGEYSDLLPGWNRKEGDVDQEWFKRTDIPHRANADAGVEIHH
- the trpB gene encoding tryptophan synthase subunit beta → METKVLNSTQVKLQKVPEGLTLPDKMGHFGRFGGKFVPETIMPALDELEKAYLEARNDPTFTTELEYYLQEYVGRPSPLYYAERLTKKLNGAKIYLKREDLNHTGAHKINNTIGQILLAMRMNKKRIIAETGAGQHGVATATAAAMFGIECNVYMGEEDMRRQSLNVFRMKLLGAKVIPVTSGSRTLKDATNEALRDWMASVQHTHYIIGSIVGPHPYPMMVRDFQLVIGREAKKQIIEKENRLPDYLIACVGGGSNSIGLFHPFIEDKHVKMIGVEAGGVGFGIGQHASTLTNGKIGILHGSASYVLQDEDGQTLPVHSISAGLDYPGVGPEHSYLKDIGRTEYVSITDDEAVNAFQDCARLEGIIPALEASHAIAYTIKLAPTLSKDSLIIVCLSGSGDKDSFEVAKKLGYKI
- the trpA gene encoding tryptophan synthase subunit alpha; this encodes MNRIDRKFQELKRKQKPAFIPFITAGYPDLQTTMDLILEFEKKGADIIELGIPFSDPIADGPVIQDSYYKALDKGVKVAQIFDMVLQLRKISDIPIVSMVSYSIVYKSGYQEFVEKACRAGLDGLTIPDLPVEENDEFFELAKKYNFKLICFIAPTTTNERMSAIIQRSQGFLYYISVVGITGVRDALPDDIFQNINKIKQMTSTPICVGFGVSTPEQVKMIGKLADGVIVGSAIIKEVGKYLNTSPGELVKNVSGFVGELAKGVNI
- a CDS encoding multiheme c-type cytochrome; the protein is MHKFLKVTLASALVGCGVMGAMSGLMQKEAKAVEIITHWVPHEVYGMPGEPDNNGKVFFSGLAAKYMGYPKDENPPPYPGKYSKFWRTLPAYRYYIPDFMYNRDEVRPSNPIKGTFQNEQCVACHSVMTPGIVRDWKKSAHSRAEPAPTGCDTCHGNNHQKLSMPSSKACGTSECHETQYNEQGQGGIGSHASCSSFAQVECAWSIERPPGDTAGCTFCHTSSEERCSTCHQRHQFDPKVARHAEQCKTCHWGKDHRDWEAYDIGLHGVVYQVNKWDPKQFDWDKKLADADYVGPTCQYCHMRGGHHNVQRFGTVYTSMGMSMADRGAPIWKEKRDRWASVCDDCHSPRFAKENLQAMDESVKDAGLKYRETFKVAEDLLKDGVHDPMPKDLCPDWSGQHIWSLKIGAYHDGPEYGGQTGESGEFRMSNVSNVERLCFESVGYFQTYIYKGMAHGSWNDATYNDGSFGMDRWLVNIKHDASKARRLAALEKKVGITWVPESFWKTGEWLDELTGPYIVKNHPGKTIFDLCPDPGWLDTHHAPVEEVEYINRKLEELGMRSESHGLHGVH